ACTGAATTTGATCTTCATCCGTCAGTCATTGACAACCACCAGATGGGCTTGGTCTACGAAGAACTGCTGCGCATGTTTTCTGAGATGTCCAACGAGGAAAGTGGAGATCATTTCACCCCTCGGGACGTGGTAAAACTGTTGGTGTCATTCGTGTTTGGCGGAGACAGAGAAGATCTTCAAGGTGAAGGAAAGATTCGATCAGTTTTTGATCCTTGTTGTGGTACTGGGGGTATGCTGACTATCGGCAAGCAATGGGCTCACGAGAATATCAACTCAGACCTTAAGATTGATCTCTACGGACAGGAACTCAACGATGTTACCTATTCGATTTGCAAGTCAGACTTCCTAATGATGAATGAGAACCCGGACAACATTCATGGGCCGTGTTCCTCAATTTCTGATGACCGTCTCCAAGGCCGTAAATTCGACTACATGATCACCAATCCACCATTTGGCGTGAGTTGGAAAAGTGAAAAAATTTTTGTTGAGGAAGAAAAAAAAGATCCTAACGGCCGGTTTTTTGTCGGAACTCCAAGGGTCTCGGATGGATCCCTGCTGTTCCTGCAGCACTTGATCCACAAGATGAATCCAGAAGGATCTCGCATAGGAATTGTTTTTAACGGATCACCGCTGTTTACGGGTGACGCCGGGAACGGCGAATCCGAAATACGTAAGTGGATCATTGAGAATGACTGGCTTGAATGCATTGTCTCTCTTCCTGACCGAATGTTTTTTAACACTGGAATCACTACTTACATCTGGATTGTTACCAATAAAAAATCGAGGGCTCGGAAAGGTAAGGTTCAACTGATTGATGGAACATCATTCTCTACCGGGATGAAGAAAAACCTTGGAGACAAAGGCAAGTATATGTCGGATGATCAAATTCAAACCTTGTTCGATGTTTACCAATCAAACAAGGAAAGCAATTTTTGTAAGATCTTCCCGAATGAACATTTCGGATATACAAAAGTCGTTGTTGAACAGCCATTAATAGAAAACGGCAATATCAGAACCGACAAAAAAGGCAACCCGAAACCTGATACCAAAAAACGGGATAGCGAACGAGTACCTTTGAATCAAAATGTGGATAAGTATTATAAAAGAGAAGTCCAGCCACATCTTCCAGATTCATGGATGGACCGATCTAAAGATAAAATTGGCTATGAAATCAACTTCACCAAATACTTCTATGAATTCAAGTTCCTGAGACCACTTGAACAAATCACTCAAGACCTGAAATCTCTTGACAATGAAATCAAACAGTTATCTGTGGAGATAATTGGTGAATAGATATTCGGATCACACGGATACAGGTATCGAATGGATTGGCGATATTCCAAGTAATTGGAACATAAAACCGTTATTTGCTCTACTACAAGAAAATAAGACCAAAAACATCTTTAAAAACGAGAATGTCCTTACTCTTTCTTATGGACAAATAAAGTTAAGAGATTTGTCCAAGAATAGAGGTCTCTTACCCGAAAATTTTGAAGGGTATCAGGTTGTAGAAAATGGATACATAATTATTCGATCAACAGATTTACAAAATGACAAGAAGAGTTTAAGAGTGGGTCTTGTACGTAACACTGGAGTTATTACTTCAGCATATCTTGGTTTAATTCCCAGCAAAGAAATTTCCCCGGACTTTACTTACCAATATCTAAATATGTGTGACTTAAAAAAGGTGTTCTACGGTCTAGGAGGAGGATTACGTCAGAGTTTGAGGTTTGACGATTTTAAACGGTTTCCTTTATTGGTTCCGCCTCCCCATGAGCAAACTCTGATCTCCAAATACCTTAACAAGAAAACCTCACAGATCGACTCTCTTATTGAGAAAATTGAACGAAAAATCAAACTTCTCAAAGAACAAAGAACTTCGTTAATCAATCAATGTGTCACAAAGGGATTAAATCCCGATGTTGAGATGAAAGACAGCGGGATTGAGTGGATGGGGGAAATACCACGTCACTGGAAGGTAAAAAGACTAAAGTACTTTAGTTCTGTAGAGTTGAGTAGTGTAGATAGACATATTGTCGAAGATGAGATCCCAGTTGATGTTTGTCACTATACGCAGGTTTATAAAAACGAAAAGATTAATAAAACAACCGAGTTATCAAAAGGAACTTGTACACCTCAAGAACTGAAAAAGTTTTCACTGTTTAAGGGAGATATACTACTGACCAAAGACTCTGAATCCCCCGACGACATTGGCATCCCTACATTAATTGAAGAAGAGTTAAAAGATACTGTCTGCGGATACCATCTGTGCCATATCCGCGTCTTGAAAAAAGAAATGAATCCAGAATTTCTATACCGTTTTATTGAGTCAACAATGATCCAAAAATATTTCTCAATAAGTTCTAATGGTGTTACTCGGTTTGGCCTCGGGAAACCTATAATAGAAAATATGCCTGTTCTTTTACCTCCACCTGTGGATCAACAAACCATCGCTGACAAAATCAACAGGTTTTCTACCTTGGTGTTATCAACTATTTCCAAAGAGACTAACCGCATTGAACTCCTCAAAGAGTACCGACAGTCCCTAATCTCAAATGTTGTCACTGGCAAGATAAGAATTACAGAAAAAA
The nucleotide sequence above comes from Candidatus Dadabacteria bacterium. Encoded proteins:
- a CDS encoding restriction endonuclease subunit S, with translation MVNRYSDHTDTGIEWIGDIPSNWNIKPLFALLQENKTKNIFKNENVLTLSYGQIKLRDLSKNRGLLPENFEGYQVVENGYIIIRSTDLQNDKKSLRVGLVRNTGVITSAYLGLIPSKEISPDFTYQYLNMCDLKKVFYGLGGGLRQSLRFDDFKRFPLLVPPPHEQTLISKYLNKKTSQIDSLIEKIERKIKLLKEQRTSLINQCVTKGLNPDVEMKDSGIEWMGEIPRHWKVKRLKYFSSVELSSVDRHIVEDEIPVDVCHYTQVYKNEKINKTTELSKGTCTPQELKKFSLFKGDILLTKDSESPDDIGIPTLIEEELKDTVCGYHLCHIRVLKKEMNPEFLYRFIESTMIQKYFSISSNGVTRFGLGKPIIENMPVLLPPPVDQQTIADKINRFSTLVLSTISKETNRIELLKEYRQSLISNVVTGKIRITEKMI
- a CDS encoding SAM-dependent DNA methyltransferase, with amino-acid sequence MNNINSLSSLIWSSADDVLRGLFKPSEYGRVILPFVVMRRLDCVLESQKDKVYNLYDSYKNKLSDPSPVILKQVGLPFFNYSKYDLTRIKSDPNNVLMNFNNYIQGYSPNVFDIIENFSIDPLVEKLHKHKRLYLLIDKFTEFDLHPSVIDNHQMGLVYEELLRMFSEMSNEESGDHFTPRDVVKLLVSFVFGGDREDLQGEGKIRSVFDPCCGTGGMLTIGKQWAHENINSDLKIDLYGQELNDVTYSICKSDFLMMNENPDNIHGPCSSISDDRLQGRKFDYMITNPPFGVSWKSEKIFVEEEKKDPNGRFFVGTPRVSDGSLLFLQHLIHKMNPEGSRIGIVFNGSPLFTGDAGNGESEIRKWIIENDWLECIVSLPDRMFFNTGITTYIWIVTNKKSRARKGKVQLIDGTSFSTGMKKNLGDKGKYMSDDQIQTLFDVYQSNKESNFCKIFPNEHFGYTKVVVEQPLIENGNIRTDKKGNPKPDTKKRDSERVPLNQNVDKYYKREVQPHLPDSWMDRSKDKIGYEINFTKYFYEFKFLRPLEQITQDLKSLDNEIKQLSVEIIGE